The Bernardetia litoralis DSM 6794 genome includes a window with the following:
- a CDS encoding FG-GAP repeat domain-containing protein, producing the protein MYIDKFNAHQLTRSWQRKAALAAATVATSAFLGGTTSAQTIPCAPEYAQTASALPITNPGDITTNGGYARTHLVDYDGDGDFDLMIGEKSGRELAYYENTGTTSAPIWSPAVNNPNGLNLIAGENGTASFFVDIDNDGDLDAFLGTEKDGLAFFENTGTRTTPVYAAPVTNPFGLDTGLDSYLTPTFADIDNDGDFDLITGEFGGNSRFYLNTGSATAPNFAAVQTNPFGLIDVGFSSAPSFADLDGDGDFDLMIGEDNGTFNYFENNGTAAAAAYLAPVANPFELEVTSYAAPTFADIDADGDLDLFAGNADGDAVLFTNGGSATQPDFFVTPFNLPLVGDYTSPALADLDGDGDVDVVIGDSNGTITFAENIPVGGIADYSTNSVLVNVPAGFVIPALADMDGDGDVDMLVGAGDGDYYYYQNNGSPTASNFVLQGTNPFGLTNLGGYSGPTLVDFDNDGDVDVFSGTKGNGVILFENTGTASAPNFAAPVFDPFGIAGVGSYTRTTFGDVDSDGDIDMFVGQKDGIGLTSLSYYNNTTGNNTQLDFAPPVDFPFGIQNISTWQNPALVDINNDGNLDLFLGQKDDGLTRVYTNNKLFPTISIAHTGNFNECNVEQIEATVGNYLPDDVTVTWYNALTNLPITTGLEFNPEDLQFRANYYAVVTTTDGCTDQSSTFSYEPVTPPVGTNLSAQAGYNTATLDWVREGDCDSPIREYEVYADPGQFGSYFLFGYSSTTNFEAVGLINGEKINFRVRPIFVNGTYGTYSNIATVKPSIVLGEEDNEKTGFAFFPNPNNGEFNLRLQDGSASATVSVTSLSGQRVYTTRMLLKLLLI; encoded by the coding sequence TTGTACATAGATAAATTTAATGCTCACCAGCTTACACGCTCTTGGCAACGAAAAGCTGCTCTTGCAGCAGCTACTGTAGCTACAAGTGCCTTTTTAGGAGGTACAACCTCAGCTCAAACCATTCCGTGTGCTCCAGAATATGCACAAACAGCTAGTGCATTACCTATAACCAACCCAGGTGATATAACAACAAATGGTGGTTATGCAAGAACACATCTAGTTGATTATGATGGTGATGGTGATTTCGACTTAATGATCGGAGAAAAGTCTGGTAGAGAACTGGCTTATTACGAAAATACAGGAACAACATCAGCACCTATTTGGAGTCCTGCTGTAAATAATCCAAATGGTCTTAATTTAATAGCAGGAGAAAATGGAACTGCTTCATTCTTTGTAGATATAGATAACGATGGTGATCTAGATGCTTTTCTTGGTACTGAAAAAGATGGATTAGCTTTTTTTGAAAATACAGGAACAAGAACAACCCCTGTTTATGCGGCTCCTGTAACAAACCCATTTGGTCTTGATACAGGTCTAGACTCTTATCTTACTCCTACATTTGCAGATATTGATAATGATGGAGATTTTGACCTTATTACAGGAGAATTTGGAGGTAACTCTCGCTTTTATCTTAATACAGGTAGTGCTACAGCTCCAAATTTTGCAGCAGTTCAAACAAACCCATTTGGTCTTATAGATGTTGGTTTTAGTAGTGCTCCATCTTTTGCCGATTTAGATGGAGATGGAGATTTTGATTTGATGATAGGAGAAGATAATGGTACTTTCAATTATTTTGAAAACAATGGCACAGCTGCTGCTGCAGCTTATTTAGCACCAGTAGCAAATCCTTTTGAACTTGAGGTAACAAGCTATGCAGCACCTACTTTTGCTGACATAGATGCTGATGGTGATTTAGATTTATTTGCAGGAAATGCTGATGGTGATGCTGTTCTATTCACAAATGGAGGTTCAGCTACTCAACCAGACTTTTTTGTAACTCCTTTTAACCTTCCTTTGGTAGGTGATTATACATCTCCTGCATTAGCAGACCTAGATGGTGATGGAGATGTAGATGTAGTTATTGGAGACAGTAATGGTACTATAACATTTGCAGAAAATATACCTGTAGGAGGTATTGCAGACTATTCTACTAATAGTGTATTAGTTAATGTTCCTGCAGGATTTGTCATACCTGCTTTGGCAGATATGGATGGTGATGGTGATGTTGATATGTTGGTAGGAGCAGGTGATGGTGATTATTACTATTATCAAAATAATGGAAGCCCTACAGCATCTAACTTTGTCTTACAAGGCACAAATCCATTTGGACTTACTAACCTTGGTGGTTATTCAGGACCTACACTAGTAGATTTTGATAATGATGGAGATGTAGATGTTTTCAGTGGTACAAAAGGAAATGGTGTAATATTGTTTGAAAACACTGGTACTGCATCTGCACCTAATTTTGCTGCTCCTGTTTTTGACCCTTTTGGTATAGCGGGGGTTGGTTCTTATACAAGAACAACTTTTGGAGATGTTGACAGTGATGGAGATATAGATATGTTTGTAGGACAGAAAGATGGTATTGGACTTACTTCTTTATCTTATTATAACAATACTACTGGGAATAACACACAACTTGATTTTGCACCTCCAGTAGATTTTCCTTTTGGCATACAAAATATTAGTACTTGGCAAAACCCTGCATTAGTTGACATAAATAATGATGGAAACTTGGACTTATTCTTAGGTCAAAAAGATGATGGACTCACTCGTGTCTATACAAATAACAAGCTTTTTCCTACAATTTCGATTGCTCACACTGGTAATTTTAATGAGTGTAATGTAGAACAAATAGAAGCTACTGTTGGAAATTATCTTCCTGATGATGTTACAGTTACTTGGTATAACGCTCTTACAAACTTACCTATAACTACTGGTCTAGAATTCAACCCTGAAGATTTACAGTTCAGAGCAAACTATTATGCTGTAGTTACTACTACTGATGGTTGTACAGATCAATCTTCTACATTCTCTTATGAGCCTGTTACTCCTCCAGTAGGTACAAATTTATCAGCTCAAGCTGGTTATAATACTGCTACTTTAGACTGGGTAAGAGAAGGAGATTGTGATTCGCCAATTCGTGAATATGAAGTATATGCTGACCCAGGTCAGTTTGGTAGTTATTTCTTATTTGGATATAGCTCTACCACTAATTTTGAAGCTGTTGGTCTTATAAATGGAGAAAAAATAAACTTTAGAGTACGCCCTATTTTTGTAAATGGGACGTATGGTACTTATTCTAATATAGCAACTGTTAAGCCTTCTATCGTTTTAGGAGAAGAAGATAATGAGAAAACAGGTTTTGCATTCTTCCCTAACCCTAACAATGGAGAGTTCAATCTTAGACTACAAGACGGTTCTGCTTCTGCAACTGTAAGTGTAACAAGTCTTTCTGGACAGAGAGTTTATACAACGAGAATGCTACTCAAACTTCTATTAATTTAG